A single Planctomycetota bacterium DNA region contains:
- the murD gene encoding UDP-N-acetylmuramoyl-L-alanine--D-glutamate ligase yields the protein MIYNQFFGKKVLIMGLGLFGGGAGAVKFFATNGAKVTVTDLKPEKELKKTIRKLSKLKGVIYHLGRHHAPDFEKSDLIVVNPSVPTGSPYLKIARKHKILLETEMNLFFRLCPARIIGITGSNGKTTTTALLGEILRTGLNQKVWVGGNIGRGSLLAQLNKISSDDIVVLELSSFQLDDLGKLRKSPFLSVILNIQPNHLDRHGTMENYSNAKKNIIRYQDKNSYAVLNKDDKTVFAWSKDCLGEVFAFSRKGNVKKGGFIKDDGFYLKSGSAMPVFVCRTSEIKLLGDFNQDNILAAITAANILGVPAPFIAKVVKKFKGVEHRLEFVREFKGVRYYNDSIATNPESTIGALRAISKNAKPKIILIAGGYDKKLPFDDMAVAVAKYVRIAVLVGATAGKIRDAFIKKGVKEKDIIMPRSFDEAVHIACRVAKRGETVLLSPSCASYDMFNNFAERGNLFKKLVMRFS from the coding sequence ATGATTTATAACCAGTTTTTCGGCAAGAAAGTTTTAATAATGGGGCTAGGCTTATTCGGCGGAGGCGCCGGGGCTGTGAAGTTCTTTGCGACGAACGGAGCTAAGGTGACGGTAACCGATTTGAAACCGGAAAAGGAACTGAAAAAAACCATTAGAAAGCTTTCTAAACTGAAAGGTGTTATTTATCATTTGGGAAGACACCATGCGCCTGATTTCGAGAAATCTGATTTAATCGTTGTTAATCCTTCTGTACCGACAGGTTCTCCTTACCTGAAAATAGCGCGTAAGCATAAAATACTTTTGGAAACGGAAATGAACCTGTTTTTCCGTTTGTGCCCGGCACGTATTATAGGCATTACCGGCAGTAACGGCAAGACCACAACCACAGCTTTACTTGGGGAAATATTACGGACAGGGCTTAACCAAAAAGTTTGGGTGGGAGGCAATATCGGACGGGGGTCTCTCCTTGCTCAGCTTAATAAAATTTCATCGGATGATATCGTTGTTTTAGAACTTTCCAGTTTTCAGTTGGATGATTTAGGCAAGCTAAGAAAGAGTCCTTTTTTATCAGTTATTTTGAATATACAGCCGAATCATCTGGATCGCCATGGGACAATGGAAAACTATAGCAATGCAAAGAAGAATATTATCCGATATCAGGATAAAAACTCTTACGCGGTTTTGAATAAGGACGATAAAACCGTTTTTGCTTGGTCAAAGGATTGTCTGGGTGAGGTTTTTGCTTTCAGTCGGAAGGGAAATGTTAAAAAAGGCGGGTTTATTAAAGACGATGGTTTTTATTTAAAATCCGGCTCCGCTATGCCTGTTTTTGTTTGCCGAACTTCGGAGATAAAATTGTTAGGCGATTTTAATCAGGATAATATCCTGGCTGCGATTACAGCCGCGAATATTTTAGGCGTCCCAGCACCATTTATAGCAAAAGTCGTCAAAAAGTTTAAAGGGGTAGAGCACCGCTTGGAATTCGTGCGGGAATTTAAAGGAGTCAGGTATTATAATGATTCTATTGCAACAAATCCGGAATCTACCATAGGAGCATTACGTGCCATATCAAAAAACGCTAAGCCAAAAATTATCCTGATTGCAGGCGGGTACGATAAAAAATTGCCTTTTGATGATATGGCCGTAGCGGTGGCGAAATATGTTCGGATTGCTGTTTTAGTAGGTGCAACCGCCGGTAAAATCAGAGATGCGTTTATTAAAAAAGGGGTGAAAGAAAAAGATATTATAATGCCCAGGTCGTTTGATGAAGCTGTTCATATTGCCTGCCGAGTTGCAAAACGGGGAGAAACCGTCCTTCTTTCGCCGTCCTGCGCCAGCTATGACATGTTCAACAACTTTGCCGAGCGAGGGAACCTTTTTAAGAAACTTGTCATGAGGTTTTCCTAA